The genome window CGGCATCATTCAGCTTCACTTCGCGCGGTGTGCCAACGATGAAGTAGCTCATATACGCCTCGGGGAAGACCACCAGATCCGCCCCGTATACTTCTGTCGCCTCCTTCAGCGCCTTTTCCGCTTTTTGCAGATTCACTTTCTTGTCATCCGTCGAACCAAGCTGGGCCATCACGATTTGAAAGGACATATAGGATCACTCTCCTCTTATTTTTTCACTACCTTGCGCAAGTCCCAGATATACGTAGGTTGAACCTCGACGCCCTCGATGTTTTTCCTCATGCCTACGTACCCCACATCCTCGTGAAGGGAGATCCACGGTGCCTCTTCCTTGATCAGCTTGAGAGCTTCGGCGTATGATTTTTGGCGTTCCTCTGGCTTGGTCTGCGCAGCGCCGGCTTTGATCCATTCGTCGACCTTTGGATTTGCGTAGTGGGAGTAATTCGTGGCACTCGTAGACAGCAATCCGTCACTCAGTACGGAATCAGCATCTCCCGTGGAAGCAGAAGCACCTCGGACGAACAATTCATAAGTGGATGGATCTTTCAGCGTTTCCAAATACGATCCCAATTCGAGAATCTTCAGTTCCACATTCAGACCCAATTTTTGAAGGTTATTTTGGACGAACTCAGCGGCCGGACGGTCCTGAATGACGTTTGCAGCGAGGATCAAGCGAATTTTGGTACCTTCCTTGACACCAGCTTCCTGCAGCAGCTGCTTTGCCTTCTCCACATCGTAAGAATAAGCACCCACATCGCTGTAACCAAACGTTTGGGCGGCCACAGATGCTGTCGCCAGCTTTACCCGTCCTTCGTACAGTTTGTTGACCAAGGTCTCCCGGTCAATCGCGTAGTTTAGAGCCTGGCGTACTTTTACTTGGTCAAAGGGAGCGACAGTCGTATTGATGCCCACGTACAGCACCCGATTCGTCGGTCTGGAGACGACTTGCACTTCTTCATTCGATTTGAGTCTCTCGAATTCAGAAGCAGGTACTTTTTCGATCACATCTGCCTCACCTGTCTCCAGCATGATGACACGTGCCGCATTTTCCGGAACCGGTTTGAAGGTGACGGATTTTACCCCTGGCTTTCCGCCCCAATATTGCGGATTTGCCTCCAGCACAACCTGGTTTCCGGGTGTCCATTCCTTAAACGAAAATGGCCCTGTTCCGATCGGTTTTTTTGCAATGCCTTGCTCATTTTCTCGGATCGACTTGGGGCTGAGAATCCCGCTCGCTGTAACCGCCAAGTTATTCAAGAAAGGTCCTTGCGGGGTGTTCAGCTGAAAGACGACCTCGTAATCGCCATTGGTGGTGATCTTTTCGATGAATTGCCCCACCAGCACACGTCGACTCAGCTTCTTCCCTTTGTCGGCCAAACGCTCAAAGTTGATTTTCACTGCTTCGGAATTAAACGGGGTGCCATCCTGGAAAGTCACTCCCTGTCTGAGCTTGAACGTCCAAGTCTTCCCGTCCTCGGACACCGTCCAGCTCTCCGCCAAGCGCGGTACGATTTGCATTTTGTCATTGAAGGCAACCAGTGTATCCAATATTTGATAGTTAATCAGGCTGGAAATCGTATCTGTCGCATTATGTGGGTCCAGACTTACCGGATCTCCCGTCAATCCTACGATCAAATCTTTTGCTTCCACTTCGGCTCCTGGCGAAGACGTCTCGTTCGCACCGCACGCGGTTACAAGCAACGAGAAAGCCAATACGATGGGACCAGCCCATTTTGCAATCCGCTTCTGTTTCATCTACTGATCTCCCCCTTTATCGTTGGATTGAATTCAAGTTGGTGTCACACGGGATTCAAAGAGTCTGTCATATCCGCGCTCGGTGCGCATCTGAAGTTCCTTTTGCTGTTTTTCGAGCGCTCTCTCCCCGAATTCTTTCGCTTTCTCGGGACTCACGACAAAAACGCCGTCGTCATCCGCGACGATCAAATCCCCCGGATGAATGGCTACTCCACATATGCTCACGGTTGTGTTGACCTCTCCTTCGATCCCCAGTGTCCGGGTCGTAAGGGCACTCACCCCGAGCG of Brevibacillus choshinensis contains these proteins:
- a CDS encoding ABC transporter substrate-binding protein, encoding MKQKRIAKWAGPIVLAFSLLVTACGANETSSPGAEVEAKDLIVGLTGDPVSLDPHNATDTISSLINYQILDTLVAFNDKMQIVPRLAESWTVSEDGKTWTFKLRQGVTFQDGTPFNSEAVKINFERLADKGKKLSRRVLVGQFIEKITTNGDYEVVFQLNTPQGPFLNNLAVTASGILSPKSIRENEQGIAKKPIGTGPFSFKEWTPGNQVVLEANPQYWGGKPGVKSVTFKPVPENAARVIMLETGEADVIEKVPASEFERLKSNEEVQVVSRPTNRVLYVGINTTVAPFDQVKVRQALNYAIDRETLVNKLYEGRVKLATASVAAQTFGYSDVGAYSYDVEKAKQLLQEAGVKEGTKIRLILAANVIQDRPAAEFVQNNLQKLGLNVELKILELGSYLETLKDPSTYELFVRGASASTGDADSVLSDGLLSTSATNYSHYANPKVDEWIKAGAAQTKPEERQKSYAEALKLIKEEAPWISLHEDVGYVGMRKNIEGVEVQPTYIWDLRKVVKK